A segment of the Solanum lycopersicum chromosome 9, SLM_r2.1 genome:
TCCTGAAAACAGTTGTTTATGCAATTCGTTTTATCAAGTATATATCCATAATGAAATAAAGCTTTATAACTAACAGAATTGTGAAGATAAAAAGAGTATAAATTTATCCAACAATTAGCCTGCATAAACCAAATTTAAGAGAACTTAACTATCTCGAAAAGCTGGCAAACTCAAAATGAAGGTGGTTTCGAAACCAAAAGTGCTCAACTACAGAGTGTTCAGAAATCAAATGTAAATAGATATCGAAAGCTGCATTTTTCGACAACAATATTTTCCTCCAATTTGCAACATGCTGCAGAAAAGAGAAAGAGTCTTCACAGCCTCCTTCCCCTTCTACCACCCTTTCTGCGAGTACTATCGGTGGGAATTGGAGTAACATCCTCTGCAAAATATATAGGAAGAATTACTTAAAAGTGATGACATAACAATGATACAACAGATTATATGGAGCATATTACGAGAACTTTGCCATGATACGATACTGATGCAAGAGAGAAAAGCTTATGTACCTATACGTCCAATTTTCATGCCAGAACGAGCCAAAGCTCTAAGAGCGGACTGGGCACCAGGACCAGGAGTCTTGGTCTTGTTGCCTCCTGTAGCTCGGAGCTTAATGTGAAGAGCATTAATTCCAAGTTCCTGTAAATCAAAagttcataaataatattttaaaagattaacAAGTGATGACGAGACCTAGTGACATCAGACTAGATGGATAAAGATGGACGTATCCGAGCTTGAGTCTTAAATATAGTGTAGCTATATTTAGACTCTGAATAAATGGCATAGCATGGAACCCATTAACAATGATTCTGACCACCATTCCGAAACCTTGACGCTTAAATAGAATCTGAAGCACACATTTTTCCATAGTTCAAGCACCACCAGCGATTATGCAACTGTTAGTGGTAAAAGTGTCCGAAAATTGAAGGTGCACACATCACTTCAGAATGGAATCTTCCATAACAAAGCCTAATAGATCCAAACCGGTGACATAAAATCTACGGGTCTCTACAATATGTTCGAAGGAATGGCATTTATTCCAATCAATTATacacaaattttttattgttaagcAAAAGTAAGATGCATCAGGCATATGGAACCCAAAAACAATCTTATAGACCATCTACATCCTAGCAAGAAACATAGATAGGAGTAAAGGCCATCATGTACATTATAAGATCTTCGAATGTCTAGTCGGCAGAATTATTGGCTTTAGCACACATTCAGAAAAGGGAGGCATCAGAAGATCCAAAAGGTCTTAAATTTCGAAACTGCTAAATTTTATCTACAAAGCAACACTCTACACTTATAGAAGAGCTATGTAATTTGGCACCTATATTACTGGTCAATGCAAGAAAGGATAAATCCCTGCACCAACATGGAATGCAACATCCAGGAGAACTAAACATTACATCAATATCCAGTGAAATTAGTATAGTGACTTtcttcagaaataaaatctaataTTAATCTCTGTGAACAGTACCATATAGGCAAAAAGTCTTCATTTTTTTCGTTCATACATAAATGGTTTATATTGATATAGACCTGAACTAGACCAACTTTATATCTGATGAGCTTAACTAACAATTAAGTAGAATTAAGGAAATTGACTTTATCAGAACCAAACAAGACACTACCTTGCATCGCTGTGACACATCCTGAGCTGCAAGCATAGCAGCATACGGAGAAGACTCATCTCTGTCAGCCTTCACCTTCATTCCACCTGCAACAAAAATGTATAACAATTTGAGATGAAAGGCTTCTCCATACCATTACGACATCAACAACTAAGATTAAACTCCACACTAGACGGAACCTCTATACCCATTTTCCTTCTTCCTAGAAGGATTATATTCTAATACCAATAATTTGCTGCCTCAACCATATCAAGGATTCCCTAAAACTATAGATGCTCTACATTCTTGATTTCCCTAAAACTATAGATGCTCTACATTTCCTACCACTTACATTCAtctatattgaaaaagtaaatatatgtcTATCCAATAGGGATAACAACAACAGAATTAGCATCCTGGAAGAAAGGCATCTACATTTATAC
Coding sequences within it:
- the LOC101247549 gene encoding small ribosomal subunit protein uS11y; protein product: MSRRKTREPKEETVTLGPATREGELVFGVAHIFASFNDTFIHVTDLSGRETMVRITGGMKVKADRDESSPYAAMLAAQDVSQRCKELGINALHIKLRATGGNKTKTPGPGAQSALRALARSGMKIGRIEDVTPIPTDSTRRKGGRRGRRL